TACATTCAAGTTTAAGGTTATCAAAGAAAgactaaaaagaaataaaatcctACTTTAAACTCTACaccttctgtttctgtttttacctCTTCAGTATTGTATCACTGGAGGATCTTTACCTTCCAAAGCgacttgaggtgactgctgttgccatgtagtgctatataaataaaactgaattgaattaaactaaTCCAGCTTTAATTTATCACATGTTGTGAGTGTAGCTGTGTATCCATCTGAATCCATGGAAAGGTTTATCACTCTGTCCTAAATCTGTCTTTAAACttacttttttggtttttggtctTGCTTGCCTTAACTCTGTACCAAAATCCTTATTAGGACCACAGTCAGTCATAACATTTCTTCTGGGCAAACATTTGAATGCTTGACCATCCTACAAGAGGAGATGAACTGTTCTGCTCAGGGGAGATGGAAAGGCCTTATatgctaaaactaaactaacCTTCAAACTAACCTTTAAAATTAAATCTAGTGCAAACTATGGATAGTGTAATACATTTCCCATTTCCTTACCATGATGCAAGTTGTTTTTAGTGAAATAAGGGTGGGGATGACAGCATCAGCACACTCTTATATGTGTGCCCCCACATCTTTTAGTATAACATGAATTAAGTATAGAATTGCTTATAGGCTGGGTTGacagatttttaattttgtcaAGTTGTCAGTAGCccaaattacaaataaaataacattttcagaAATTAATTTCTCATCATAATAAATGCATCTCATAACACAGTTAAAATGTAAGCCCTGTTTATCAGTAACCACTATCCACCTCTGTGAAAGAAATTTATGTCAGGTTTTACCTAATGTGTAACTTCTATATCGAAATTAGACAAATGAAACAAGTGAGATTtatggtatttttttaaaaatgcttaaacatttttatttctaataTTAAGTATTGGCAGTACTGGAATATAACTTAAAACACTCTTTAGGTATCAATTTTCAAACAAAGGATAGCCAACTAAAATACGTCTCTGTCCTAAGATCGAGTGGAACTCAAATAGGTTTTAAACGAGCTTACTGAAAGTTCTCACCACCTGTAACAGGCAGTGTGGAAAATGAATCCAGAACATTACTTAAAAACGTTCTAATGATAATGTATACCTGGCCTAGCAGGAGGTCGTCAGATAAGTGATAATTTGTACGTAGAAGCTTACAAATGGTCTGTCTGCACTGATGTTAGGTAAAATAAGCcaaacattattttttgttaGAAATGAAGTAAGCTAACTAACACGGGGAAAGTCACGCAGTTTCTTTCATGTGGACTTCGCTACGAGGTAAATTTCTTACCTGTCGCTTTTGAAGCCCAGATTTCCCTTTTAACGGAGCCGTCCTACTGTTAGGTAGCAGCGCGTGTTAAAAATGACAGTTTGGCTCTTCGGCTGTTTTCTAGGGGCCTTGTCACTCACGAGCCCTTAGAATGGTCATTTTTCTCCCCCTGTCCGCTGTTATAGTGTCCCGCGGTTTGATAACCACTGAGAGAAATCACAGAGTTGCCATcacagagctttatttaaatcaGAGTCTCTGGTGTAGCCTGCACTCTGGCGCTATCTGCAGCACACAGTGAGTCACTGCACTATGATATCTGGATTTCTGCTGCGCTGTTCGCCAAAGAGTGAAAGAGTGCACACCAtttgaaaatgatttttctttatgtgtgtgtgtgtgtgtgtgcgcgcgcgcgcgcgcgcgcgtgcgcAAAAGCCATGCGCACGCGcgcttatgttttttttcttgtttattgTTAGGGtggagttttatttttatttttttaattgtcagaCAGAATCATGGGTTTCAGGCTGGAAATCAAAGGGTTGATGCAAAATGTTGTCAGTGTGTCTTCAGGGGGAGAAAGTGGTGATTGGAACAGACTTCAGTGGAGATGTAGGTGAAAGGAACAGAGGTCAAATTTGGAAGAACAGATGGAAGTGGGTTTTGCTAAAAGGATGAAAATGCCTGTGGCCATCAAGTAAAGTCAAAAATCTAATATATGGGTCCACAGTTATTGTTAGGGTggagttttagttttattttttttaattaagctgaCTGTATTCCCCACCCATGGGCGCAGGTGTGTCTACCTGCCATGGGACGTTTCGAACGCGGAAGTTTTTAGGACTGTCATGGTTGCAGGGAGAGTGAGGCGGACTGGTTTAGCTGCTCTGTAAAACGAAATACGCAAAACAGCAGCTTGTTCGGGCGCTGCGCCTACTTAGGCTTTCTGGACTTTCCGACCCGAGTCCTCAGCAGTACTACCACCCAATGGCATCTCCTGGACCGGTGAGTACCAGCGGCCCGGTGCAGGGAGCGGGGCTCGGGGAGAGCCCGTCGATGAGCACTGAGAAACTGAGCTCCTCGGCTGTCAATCGCATGTTAATGGAGTTTCTGATTTACTGCGGGAGAGCCGTGTTCGTCTTCTACCCCGTATACCTGACGGGTTACCTGGGCCTCAGCATTAGCTGGGTGCTGCTGTGCATGTTTATGCTCACTTGGTGGAAGAAAAATCGCCAGTGGAAGGACGCCCGGATCGGATCGGCTATTGACTTTGTGGACAATGAAAAGCAAACGATCAACACCGAGCTGAAAGCTTCCCTACAAATGGCATCTTGGGTAGGTTATGTGTACAGTGAGGAACTGTCGCTCTGCGTCTGTTTTGCTTTAGAGCACTTCAGCAGCCTGGCAGCAAAGCCTTTTAGGTCAGCAGCTCTCCAGTCATCGTAGAAAAAGCTACCatgtcatttatttgtttaaaactgTAGGAAATAGTATCGTTCTCCCTTGCACTGTTTTGCATAACAAGACACACTCAGGCTGGTCCATTTTTTATTGCACCACACTCACCCAAAAGAGTGACTCATGGCACGCAACAAGGGTTAGGACAGACAATGAAAAGGGTTTCTTCTAATGTTACAGGTATTCAGCATGCACAGTGGGTGTGAAACCAGGTCAGATTTTACTGATGGCTGTAGTTTGTGTCTTACGGGCTTATCTGTTCGTGTGCCCATGACCATGAAAGATGCTGATGACAGAGCCCCTGATGATAATGACAATTAAATCAAAGTCTCAGTTCATGCAagatatattttaaatacagcaGACCCGAATTCTCATTTTAAAGCAGTTGGAtgagttcattttaaatgaattagATTTGCACGACTAATTCTATAATTATATTGTATAATTAATAAGTAATATATCTTCAGCACTCTTCATGTCAGCATGTTGTGCAGACAGTTTCAACTGAGATTATGTTTACAAAACCACTTCTAACTTTAATCTATTTTTTCCTAAAGGTGAATTTCACTGATGTGGAGAAGGTTCAGTGGCTTAACAAGGTATAGTACTGAAGTTCACTTACTCCACCTCATCTGAGCTTTATGAGGTATGACACCAAGTATGTGTCCCATCAATACTGAAATGTCTTGTGGgggatgttgtgtgtgtgtggggtggtgAACTCTGCCCCCTTATGATGGCAGAGGTCACATGGCTGGTAATTGATTGTGTTTGATGTACAGTGTGATGCACACTGTACCTAAATGCAGACCATAAGGAAAGAACGTCAGATTCATTGATAAATTAGCTGAAAGCAGACTGAATGAGTGACGATCTTTCATTTAATTACTATTAAAAAAATCGTATTAATTGGCTGTGACTTTGAAATGATAAACAAAAGTTTAATACTATACGCCTTTTCGAGTCCACCTAATTTAAAAGTATACTGTAAGTAAGATTCCATTTACTGTTTGGTTAAGGTGTTTCCACATGGTGTTTTTTGTTATGTGTTCAGGTGTTGGAGCAGGCGTGGCCTTTCTTTGGGATGTACATGGAGAAGCTATTAAGAGAAAACATCCAGAAGTCTGTCAGGGCCTGCAATACTGCACTCAAAGCATTTACTTTTACCAAGATCCATTTTGGACGCATAGTGAGTTGCTTTGATTTGTGCACCATTTCTTTTTGTACTGCTTCAAGTCCACTTTAATAAGCAATGATTTTTGTGACTGAGTGAGTTTCTTTAAATGCTTCTTTATTTTCAGCCTCTCAAGATCACTGGAATAAGAGCATACACACATGAAGTGGAACATAGGGAAGTGATTCTGGACATGAACTTAAGGTCGgtcaaacacatttttaaaatgtaaattccaAGTAGTCTGCATGTTGTTTTCTCTTGCCATCATGTATGTCTGACCAGCTCAGTTTACTCTGCAGTTATGCTGGTGATGTGGACATCAATGCTCAGGTGAACTCAGCAATCACAGCTGGTGTGAAAGAAGTAAAAGTGAGCATCTCATCTCAGTCTTCTCTCTATCTATCTGCATCACATGCTTGCTGTTCTTATAAAACTTTCTCTAAATCTTCTAGCTCCAGGGGATGATGAGAGTTATTTTAGAGCCTCTTATTGGTCAAGCACCTCTGGTGGGAGGAGtcacttttttcttcattcGCCGCCCTGTAAGTGGTCACAGATTTTAATCAGTTATGTGATTAACATTGCTTAAATCTCCAATTGATCTCCAATTGATTTTTTTCAGACACTagaaataaactggactggCATGACAAACGTTCTGGACAGCCCTGCTTTTGGGTCAGAAAATCCCAGAGATGCTTTTAAATTGAATCATTCTCTTGTTGTCTCTTTAGGGTCATCCAGACTTTTTGATATTTATTTGTCCTATTCAATCTTTTGCCTTACAGTTCACTGTCAGAGGACACCATCATAGACATCATCGCTTCTCTCATGGTGCTGCCCAACCGCATGTGTATTCCCCTCATAGACCAGGTCAAAATGGACCAAATGAGGTTTCCGCTTCCTCGTGTATGTACCATCACATTTCCAattcacacatttattttcaCCTTATAACCAGCAGCTACTTGGATTTTTTTGAATAAGCACAGTGCATTTTAAGACAAAATATGTTAACTTTTTGCTCTTTTAACCTATTTTTACTTGTTAATTATACAAAGATTCCATCATTAATATGAATCATGTGCTTTTTCTTCCTAGGGGGTGGTGAGGGTCCACTTGCTGGAGGCAAGAGATCTGGTGGCTAAGGATACATACATGATGGGTTTAGTGAAAGGCAAATCCGACCCCTATGCCACACTCAGAGTCGGCAACAGAAATTTCAAAAGCAAGACCATCAAAGAGAATTTGCACCCAAAATGGAATGAAGTGTATGAGGTAggctaacacaaacacacttcactgacacacactttGATTTCAGTAATGGGATTACTATTTgattctgctgtttttgtcccTCTTTTAATTCCCCCAGACAAACTTGATAGCAGGTCAAATCAGCTAGTTTTTAGAACAATTTCTGCACAACCATCTTCGATCTGCCTAAAACATTTTGAACTTATATAATGAAAGCTGTGAAAGTTTTGCTTCACACATCAAATCATTTTCGAcagcatttttttcaaaattgatTTTAAAACATTGTTTAACTGTCAGAGTCCTCCAGGGCAGTAATTCTCGAAAATGACAAATATGCAGATATTTATCAAAAGTATTTTCTCTTCAGTTTGTGGTAAGGACCCGACGCACACAAAGGTCTTTGCTGTGCTGATGTTTTATTATATATCAAGGCACTCTTGCATCAGGAGGCAGCTCCTTCCTCAGCTCCTCCACTGCACACTCACATCCCCACCATCTCCACCATCCTCAGATatgtatagagagcgacagtcGTCAGTCACAGCACGCACCTGTCTCCTCTGCCACACCTACGCAGGAGAGACAAGATAACATTTTAGGCTTTTATCTTTAACAGTCTTTGAGATATTCATGTTCAAACATTGCCTCAGATTGTACACAAAAAGGCCTGAAAGTGGCTCAACAGACCATTTTCCCTAAAATATATATTGAAAAGTATCTGATATGCAAAGCTAAAATTTTTCAGGAATCATTGTATATGTTCAAATTTGTAAAATTTGTACGTAACTCGGAGATGGCTGAGCAGATGGCCTACGCAGATTTGATGCAATCATCCTAACACAGACGTTTTTCTTACACTGTAATCCCGTGTGCATCATGCTATTGAAGACAGAGATGCTTGTTTTTGcttgtaaaaaacaaataactcATTATTTGAAGGCTACAATTTATTAGTATCTAATATCCCATTTTCTATAAGTAATCTACTAAAAACCTTACCCATAATATTTTAAGAAATCAGACTCATTAAACTtgaaagacattttaaaatatctttgttttattttttatgcagtTTGTTGTCCATGAAGCACCGGGCCAAGAGTTGGAATTAGAGCTCTATGATGAGGATACAGACAAAGATGATTTTCTTGGAAGGTATTTAGCATACTTCTGCCATTTTGTGTTACCTATGATGTCTTTGGTTCTTAGCCCTCTGCTGTAAAAGGCTGATAGGGTGTTGTCATCATCCCACCAGGCGGGCAAAGGGGACACTTGGGTTTGTAAATGTGATGACCAGAAAACGAGGTGACGTAGGAGCTTTAAATTAATACCATAGCTGTATGCACTAgatgagtttgaatctcagtgaccctgacctcaaggtcaagctcagaggtcaagttttctgaaaattgtGTGACCGCGATAGCTCGAAGAGAAAGTCACCTAGGAGTTTAAAATTGAAAGGTGCATCTAGTACGAGGCAGAAGGGTAGCACTGATAGACTCCAGTATTTTTACTTACCTCATCATGCTGGTCTGAGTCCTGGTGCAGAGCCAGGTCTGCCTCAGTGCATTTTAAGAACCAGGCaacagtttgacaggtttgAAACTGTTGAGGTCTTTTTTATGGTCAGAAAATCGTATTGGACAGAATCTGTGGATAGCATCAATCATCTTATGGTAGTCCTTCCCATAGTCATTGACATCAGTGGATTTGTAGCTATGAAGATGATATAAACACGCAGTTCTGATGCATTATTGacgttatgtttttattttacatctGCTTAGATATAACCTCGATTTGGGAGAAGTGAAGAGGGAAAAACAAATGGATCAGGTGAGCTCTTTTATCCTGAATAAGCTCAGTAATCTCTATAACACAACATTTCTTATCAAATACTCTTATATGTGTTACTATTTTCTATAGTTTTGTATTTACATTAAAGCTTTTGAAACATCCTCTTATTCTCCCAGTGGTTTGCTCTGGAGGATATACAGCACGGTGAAGTTCATCTTAAGCTTCAGTGGTTTTCCCTTCAGACTGACACCAGCCTGATGAAGGAGGTACAGCAGCCCAGTGTTTCTTCAGTCTCGCTAACATCCGAGTTCGTACATTTTACTTTGATCTAAAAGCTGCGGCGGGATGTGCACTGCGCTCAGCTGCTCcataaatcacattatttttcCCTCTCCAACACTTTCTTCCAGTCCACCGACAACCTTGCCTGTGCTATGCTTGCAGTGTATCTGGACAATGCCACTGATCTACCAGTAAGTATCTTGTAATGGGAAATATTGCTGTTGTTGTAAGGCATTAATTCAAGTGTGCTCAGCTATATTCTTCCACTTCTGTGTAGAAAGATGGccgtgaggctgcagaccgtcaTAAACATGGGAAGAACCCCAAAGAAGCACGGGTAAGACGAGAGTGTCGTTGCATAACTGCTGCCAGTTAATAAAATTGGCAGCAGTTCTGCATTTTCTAcatttcattttgcacatcacataaaaaaacacatcaCATAATTTTTCCTTCTTAATGATAAATCGAGAAGATGTTTGCCTCAAAGTCTGTCGTTCACATACACAGATGGTTGTTTTCTTTGACTGTCCAATAAAACTCTCggcttctgtttcattttaacACTATGCAGTTGATAGTGCTTTCGTATCTTGATGTCTCGGTCAGATTAGCTTTCTCTTGTAGCGCTAGGTGTGGTTGTGTCTGTGAAAGCTGGTCCTTCCAGTTTGTCTGGTGCATGCCTGTCATTTTGTATGGGTGTGTTATTGTCAGCTGGTTTTCATATCACCTGAGGTTTTTCCAGGTTAAGTTTCTCACACTCGCACAACTCATCAGGACTTTGCTGATAAAAActactacatttttaaactagTTGTAGAATGATGTTTCTAAGGTAACaatattcacatttttcttAGACTTTATGAGTAAATATGAATTCCATCAATCTGATATTTTGGGCAATTATAGGAAACTGTGGGAATTATTTAAGAAAACGTTTTTACTCAGAGCTTTTAAGCTTCCACTTTGTGCAAGGTGGCATAATTTCATTGCCTCTGACTGTCCTCTGCTGGTCATAGGATGAAAAAGCAGTCAGAAGTGTGTGAAAAGTAAAGTGTGAGAGAACACTGAGTGTCTTAAGTGAAGGTTTCATTATCCTGAAATGCAAAAAATGCCTCTAATGAATCTCAGCTTACACTTCTTTTCCCCCACATGTCCCAGTTTCTGtggtgtgtttgcatttaatacTGGGTTGAATTCATAAGATTTCAGTCTGCTTGGGTTCCCAACGTTTGTAGAACCCACATAGAATTTCAATGATAGAAGGCAGACTGCCGCCCAGTGTCACATACTGCAGCCTGCCTGTCAGGTATGCAGTGATCCATGAGATAAACGACGTGTTTAGTGAGATTTCCTGTAGCTTCTGTTTCAGTAGAAACTGCTGAATCATGTTAAATACAGTTGAGAAATCCCAGAAGGTGATCTTCACCTTGTAGCTATTATTATCTAGATCATATgtggattttttgttttgtttttcaccatccatccatcttcttccgcttatccggggccgggtcgcggggacAGCAGCCTAagtagagaagcccagacctccctctctgggaggcatccttgtcagatgcccgaaccacctcagctggctcctttcggtgtggaggagcagctactctactctgagcccctcccagttggctgaacttctcaccctatctctaagggagagtccagccacccttcggaggaagctcatttccgccgcttgtatcagCGTTTTCGTTCTTTCTGTCACTACCCGCAGCCTCCGGGACGTAGATGGACTgataaattgagagcttcgcttttacactcagctctctcttcaccacaacaggccggttcagcgtccgcatcactgcagccgcaaaACCAATCTGCCTGTCGATCTCCCTACTCCCACCACTCGGGAACAACaccctgagatacttaaactcctcca
This is a stretch of genomic DNA from Pelmatolapia mariae isolate MD_Pm_ZW linkage group LG16_19, Pm_UMD_F_2, whole genome shotgun sequence. It encodes these proteins:
- the esyt3 gene encoding extended synaptotagmin-3 gives rise to the protein MASPGPVSTSGPVQGAGLGESPSMSTEKLSSSAVNRMLMEFLIYCGRAVFVFYPVYLTGYLGLSISWVLLCMFMLTWWKKNRQWKDARIGSAIDFVDNEKQTINTELKASLQMASWVNFTDVEKVQWLNKVLEQAWPFFGMYMEKLLRENIQKSVRACNTALKAFTFTKIHFGRIPLKITGIRAYTHEVEHREVILDMNLSYAGDVDINAQVNSAITAGVKEVKLQGMMRVILEPLIGQAPLVGGVTFFFIRRPTLEINWTGMTNVLDSPAFGSLSEDTIIDIIASLMVLPNRMCIPLIDQVKMDQMRFPLPRGVVRVHLLEARDLVAKDTYMMGLVKGKSDPYATLRVGNRNFKSKTIKENLHPKWNEVYEFVVHEAPGQELELELYDEDTDKDDFLGRYNLDLGEVKREKQMDQWFALEDIQHGEVHLKLQWFSLQTDTSLMKESTDNLACAMLAVYLDNATDLPKDGREAADRHKHGKNPKEARLTKRAACPNSFVEFSVDKDVKKSKVVYASKDPVWEEGFTFFVRNVKAQQLSIQVKEPEKKNPLGVLNLPLSRLLNTSGLTLDQRFLLERSGATSQIKLKATLRILKLEEPPPKPIVSPPSEVKQQQTKQAGNTSVSSPSNAPSSSNAVSSKEIPVVSTPKQVPTSPNEGYLAQRRGSFQAPENRKESSSSANLRRFDSHSLLSENSIASSRFDLSDGATYPEAIRNHQGSFGEIELVIRYATLRHKLVVIVNKCRNLFPCSENGTDSYVRLYLLPDQTWKHRKKTHVKKRTTDPVFNEKVEFDVLLEQAQTRKLDVSVKNNKMLVSRERKDIGSVIIDLSEIDLVKGITAWYELTLPGLKK